CGACATGGGCGTTACCCACGTTATCCGCGGCGACGACCATGTGAACAACACGCCGAAACAAATCAACATCTTAAAAGCCATTGGCGCCACCCTACCCGAATACGGCCACCTGCCCATGATTCTCAACGAACAAGGCAAAAAAATCTCCAAACGCAGCGGCGATACCGTTGCCATTACCGATTTCGGCGCAATGGGCATCCTGCCCGAAGCCATGCTCAACTATTTGGCACGTTTGGGCTGGGCGCACGGCGACGACGAATTTTTCACGATGGAACAATTCATCGAATGGTTTGATTTGAAAGACGTTTCCCCGTCTCCAAGCCGCATGGACTTGAAAAAACTCTACTGGATCAACGGCGAACACATCAAAATCACCGCCAACGAGAAATTGGCCGAAATGGTGAAACCACGCCTCGCCCTGCGCGATATCCACGAAACAAGCAAGCCTGCTTTGGAAGATGTGTTGGCATTGGTCAAAGACCGCGCCCAAGACCTGAACACACTTGCTGATGAGTGCCTCTACTTCTACGTCAAACAAACCCCTGCCGAAGCGGACGTGCAGAAACACTGGGACGACGAAGCCGCCGCCCGTATGCTGCGCTTTGCCGAACGCCTTGAAGGTTTGGAAGACTGGAACGCCGAAGTCATCCACGACCTCTTCAAACCTTTCTGCGACGAAGAAGGCATCAAAATGGGCAAACTCGGTATGCCTTTGCGCCTCGCTGTCTGCGGTACGGCAAAAACCCCAAGCGTCGATGCCGTATTGGCTTTAATCGGCAAAGAAGAAGTGTTGAAACGGATCCGTTCGTAAGGCATGAATGATAAAAGGCCGTCTGAAAACTAGGGATGCCAAGTTTTCAGACGGCCTTTTTATTTTGAACAGGATTTATTTATTCTTCTTCGTTCGGTTTATTTTTATCTTTTTTGCGCCACAGGCCTTTAAACAATGCGCCTGCTGCAACAGCACCGAAAATAATCAATTTGCCGAATTTAGCCAGTAATGCGCC
This genomic interval from Neisseria sp. Marseille-Q5346 contains the following:
- the gltX gene encoding glutamate--tRNA ligase, with the translated sequence MTVKTRFAPSPTGYLHIGGVRTALFSWAFARHHKGEFLLRIEDTDLARSTAESVNIILDGMKWVGLNYDNADNVVYQTRRFDRYKEVIAELLEKGHAYYCYCSKEELEAMREKAEKEGTATYDRRWRPEEGKTLPEIPADVQPVVRFKTPLDGVTKWTDLVKGEISIPNEALDDLIIARADGTPTYNFCVVVDDYDMGVTHVIRGDDHVNNTPKQINILKAIGATLPEYGHLPMILNEQGKKISKRSGDTVAITDFGAMGILPEAMLNYLARLGWAHGDDEFFTMEQFIEWFDLKDVSPSPSRMDLKKLYWINGEHIKITANEKLAEMVKPRLALRDIHETSKPALEDVLALVKDRAQDLNTLADECLYFYVKQTPAEADVQKHWDDEAAARMLRFAERLEGLEDWNAEVIHDLFKPFCDEEGIKMGKLGMPLRLAVCGTAKTPSVDAVLALIGKEEVLKRIRS